From a region of the Impatiens glandulifera chromosome 4, dImpGla2.1, whole genome shotgun sequence genome:
- the LOC124935815 gene encoding uncharacterized protein LOC124935815 yields MLLANSFYLWQKDAFFSAAEEVQQSADIMESAYRTWSRKKIGGLEGEDLVELCRELQTALGTTKWQLEEFEKAVSSSYRNQCDDSIVKRHKQFVDAIQDQIFRVEASLRDSFNENNENPIRWVNLDEEDYDDLAAFLSGSSSSPSSDKIEFKKVEDTSNGLIQKDQYCSSSSSVYNKDAQCIIDVEEKIDSTWNLPNTGIADEYDEMKDRGATISMQRFGYSRLRSINWFNQILLRVSGSRRRHRQVKSPLNFHFTSARFMFVLMLLVFFMVPFLLYST; encoded by the exons ATGCTACTTGCTAACAGTTTCTATCTGTGGCAAAAAGATGCCTTCTTTTCAGCTGCCGAAGAGGTTCAGCAGTCTGCCGACAT AATGGAGTCAGCATACAGGACCTGGTCAAGGAAGAAGATTGGAGGTCTAGAAGGAGAAGATTTGGTTGAACTCTGTAGGGAGCTTCAGACTGCCTTAGGAACAACGAAGTggcag TTGGAAGAATTTGAGAAGGCTGTAAGTTCCAGTTATAGAAACCAATGTGATGATAGTATTGTAAAGAGACATAAGCAATTTGTTGATGCTATTCAAGACCAGATATTTCGTGTGGAAGCGTCGTTAAGAGATTCTTTTAACGAAAATAACGAGAATCCCATTAGGTGGGTGAatttagatgaagaagattatgATGATTTAGCTGCTTTTCTCTCTGGATCATCTTCTAGTCCATCATCGGATAAGATAGAGTTTAAGAAGGTGGAAGATACAAGTAATGGATTGATTCAAAAGGATCAATATTGCAGTTCTTCGTCTAGTGTGTATAATAAGGATGCACAATGTATTATAGATGTCGAAGAAAAAATTGATAGTACATGGAATTTACCAAATACTGGAATTGCTGATGAATATGATGAAATGAAAGATAGGGGGGCTACGATTTCAATGCAGAGATTTGGATATTCTCGGTTAAGAAGCATAAACTGGTTTAACCAG ATCCTATTGCGCGTTAGTGGGAGTCGACGTCGTCATAGACAAGTGAAATCACCTTTGAATTTTCATTTCACATCAGCCCGGTTTATGTTTGTATTGATGCTGCTTGTTTTCTTTATGG TGCCGTTCTTACTCTATTCAACCTGA